From a region of the Paenibacillus sp. R14(2021) genome:
- a CDS encoding VOC family protein, giving the protein MFERIDRVILPVMDVKRAAEWYVSELEFRIHRCRGREIDLHVHRGETLLTLTEVLPFQPRPHLHLDGHVPCFNFYTHWEDLHLDWLRERGVRTSEVMLDPHMNVAEMEDPDGNVIGICHEKAGSLYHTPHEGPLPPMFHRVLAVFLPVRDLESSIAWYVGMLSFKLHHHWGQGADLTVGGGETIVTMIAMSEEVHCRTIAGMSDIPYYSLQSDRIHETYRKLQERSVTADECSEQDGIVQFHVRSPEGLLIRISEKEAVNVEQPR; this is encoded by the coding sequence ATGTTTGAGCGTATCGACCGTGTCATCCTGCCAGTTATGGATGTGAAACGCGCCGCGGAATGGTATGTGAGCGAACTGGAATTCCGCATTCACCGGTGTCGCGGCCGGGAAATCGACCTGCATGTTCACCGGGGCGAGACGCTGCTCACGCTGACGGAGGTCCTTCCGTTCCAGCCGAGGCCACATCTCCACTTGGATGGACATGTGCCTTGCTTCAATTTTTATACGCATTGGGAGGACCTGCACCTCGATTGGCTGAGGGAGCGAGGCGTACGTACGTCTGAAGTGATGCTCGATCCTCATATGAACGTCGCCGAGATGGAAGACCCGGACGGAAACGTCATCGGCATTTGTCACGAGAAGGCAGGCTCCCTGTACCATACGCCGCACGAGGGCCCGCTGCCCCCGATGTTCCACCGCGTGCTGGCTGTTTTCCTGCCCGTTCGGGATTTGGAATCGTCCATTGCCTGGTATGTCGGCATGCTCAGCTTCAAGCTCCACCATCATTGGGGACAAGGGGCGGACTTGACTGTCGGCGGCGGGGAGACGATCGTCACGATGATCGCGATGTCCGAAGAGGTTCATTGCCGCACGATTGCCGGCATGAGCGACATCCCGTACTATTCGCTGCAATCGGATCGCATTCACGAGACATACCGGAAGCTCCAAGAGCGAAGTGTTACGGCGGACGAATGCTCGGAACAGGACGGCATCGTGCAATTCCACGTCCGTTCACCTGAAGGATTACTCATTCGTATATCAGAGAAGGAGGCAGTGAACGTTGAGCAGCCGCGATAG
- a CDS encoding VOC family protein has translation MEQRAASIFVHVADLRRSAEWYNKLLGLPLLEDRFNGGPVYWYNLQHTNLILDNDAANQANPEWQASMKPRIMFKTSDIDEAYAYVKEMGEPFLEPEQHGSVMAYFNFRDPEGNAQMVCWTSEEEEDMGEPIGTSPILPRIGAVFIDVKDMTAMSSWYADLLGIPADAYHAEGEVIALPSTKGGGILLDANRHLQGNDFTIPFMFVTEDLEASLVYAKVNGFELFGEPQYYGPVSFFVLKDPDGNLVMVCREETNLAEH, from the coding sequence TTGGAGCAAAGAGCAGCGTCCATATTCGTGCATGTTGCGGATCTGCGGAGGTCGGCAGAATGGTACAACAAGCTGCTCGGCTTACCCTTGCTGGAGGACCGCTTCAATGGCGGACCTGTCTATTGGTACAATCTGCAGCATACGAATCTGATCCTAGACAACGACGCCGCGAATCAGGCCAACCCTGAATGGCAGGCGTCTATGAAGCCGCGAATCATGTTCAAGACCTCGGACATCGACGAGGCATATGCCTACGTGAAGGAGATGGGCGAGCCGTTCCTCGAGCCGGAGCAACACGGCAGCGTCATGGCTTATTTCAACTTCCGTGATCCGGAAGGCAATGCGCAGATGGTGTGCTGGACATCGGAGGAAGAGGAAGACATGGGGGAACCCATAGGCACAAGTCCGATCCTCCCCCGCATCGGAGCCGTGTTCATCGACGTGAAGGACATGACCGCGATGAGTTCATGGTATGCGGATTTGCTTGGTATTCCAGCGGACGCTTATCATGCCGAAGGGGAAGTCATCGCCCTGCCCTCGACGAAGGGAGGAGGCATTCTGCTGGACGCCAACCGTCACCTGCAAGGCAACGACTTTACCATTCCGTTTATGTTCGTGACGGAGGATCTCGAAGCTTCGCTTGTTTATGCCAAAGTCAATGGCTTCGAATTGTTCGGCGAGCCTCAGTATTACGGCCCTGTCTCCTTCTTCGTTCTGAAGGACCCCGACGGTAATCTCGTCATGGTGTGCCGGGAGGAGACGAATTTGGCTGAGCATTAA
- a CDS encoding type I glyceraldehyde-3-phosphate dehydrogenase, translating into MGKIAMFGFGRIGRQFLRVALQHKFFVPVSISDIKDEGTLAALFEVDTNYKRWPEEVSGQDGVIRIGGREIQYINSSQEVPDWKALGVDLVIDCTGRAVKRSVAQVHLDRGAKRVLVSGPSNTVEDCDAVLLKGINLDSFNPDKHKIISMGSCTTNALAPVVKLIRENYGLKYGLFSTVHSYTNTQSLTDQPMKNRRDSWAAAENIIPSSSGAAKALKFIWDDLQITGKAYRVPTRTGSIAELNLITEKPCTVEQINDMFRGAAKEGELKGVLNVLEDAWASSRIVGDSHSSIIDLPLTQVQGEIVSIATWYDNEWGFASRLADVAKYLADR; encoded by the coding sequence ATGGGTAAAATTGCAATGTTTGGATTTGGACGTATCGGAAGGCAGTTTCTAAGAGTCGCCTTGCAACACAAATTTTTCGTCCCGGTATCGATATCGGATATTAAAGACGAGGGCACGCTTGCCGCATTGTTTGAAGTAGACACCAATTACAAGCGCTGGCCTGAAGAAGTTTCTGGCCAAGATGGTGTCATTCGTATCGGCGGAAGGGAAATTCAATACATTAATTCGTCCCAGGAAGTTCCCGATTGGAAGGCGCTCGGTGTGGATTTGGTCATCGATTGCACCGGCAGAGCCGTTAAACGCTCCGTCGCTCAAGTTCATCTGGACCGCGGAGCCAAGAGAGTATTGGTGAGTGGGCCGAGTAATACAGTGGAAGACTGCGATGCGGTGCTGCTTAAAGGGATCAACCTGGATAGCTTCAATCCGGACAAGCACAAAATCATTAGCATGGGAAGCTGCACGACCAATGCTTTAGCTCCCGTTGTTAAATTGATTAGAGAAAATTACGGACTCAAGTATGGTTTGTTTTCCACCGTTCATTCATATACGAATACACAGTCGCTGACGGATCAACCGATGAAAAATCGCCGGGATTCTTGGGCCGCGGCCGAGAATATTATCCCTTCTTCTTCCGGGGCAGCCAAGGCGCTGAAATTCATTTGGGACGATCTGCAGATAACGGGCAAAGCCTATCGGGTTCCGACCCGTACCGGAAGCATCGCAGAGCTCAATCTTATAACGGAAAAGCCTTGTACGGTAGAGCAGATAAACGATATGTTTCGCGGTGCGGCTAAGGAAGGCGAGTTGAAGGGAGTGCTAAACGTCTTGGAAGACGCGTGGGCATCTTCCCGTATAGTAGGCGATTCTCATTCCTCGATTATCGACTTGCCTCTCACCCAGGTGCAAGGAGAGATCGTTTCCATTGCCACCTGGTACGATAACGAATGGGGTTTTGCTTCGCGTTTGGCCGATGTTGCCAAATATTTGGCTGATCGGTAA
- a CDS encoding IS110 family transposase, producing MNNQFSIEVEKHKPEINKWYQFYVGLDIGADFHVAACIPFEKFRSEKEWKRQKTMKFYSDGKGIIDFLSQLGNIRKGFGLEPSDFFILLEPTGGHYSYLVMKVLLDEGYHLFQVKNKSVKDFRERQLGLNEKSDEIDARIMAYMGWHKTLHPDMKGIRLVKPVTPTQILFRTLTRDRWLLSTQLTRRKNQIQQLFLVTNPELKRAFKKPGSSTVMKLVLQYPTVKEMSQATQEELRKALISVGAKTIATKASVTLSEYLPHSLAIQVPHLIERQT from the coding sequence ATGAACAATCAATTTTCCATTGAAGTTGAAAAGCACAAACCAGAAATTAATAAGTGGTATCAATTTTATGTAGGTTTAGACATCGGTGCAGATTTTCATGTTGCTGCTTGTATTCCATTTGAAAAATTCCGTAGTGAAAAAGAATGGAAACGGCAAAAGACTATGAAGTTTTACTCCGATGGTAAAGGAATTATTGACTTCCTATCACAATTAGGGAATATACGAAAAGGTTTTGGATTAGAACCGTCAGATTTTTTTATTTTATTAGAGCCTACTGGTGGTCATTACTCCTATTTAGTGATGAAAGTTCTTTTGGACGAAGGGTATCATTTGTTCCAGGTTAAAAATAAATCGGTAAAGGATTTTCGAGAACGTCAATTAGGCCTTAATGAGAAATCTGATGAAATCGATGCTAGAATCATGGCTTACATGGGTTGGCATAAGACACTACACCCAGATATGAAGGGTATACGATTAGTAAAACCTGTGACCCCTACACAAATTCTTTTCCGAACTTTAACGAGGGACAGATGGCTTCTTTCTACTCAATTAACAAGAAGGAAGAACCAGATACAACAGCTTTTTTTAGTTACGAATCCGGAGCTTAAGCGAGCATTTAAAAAGCCCGGCTCAAGTACTGTTATGAAATTAGTTCTACAGTATCCAACAGTAAAAGAAATGTCTCAAGCAACACAAGAAGAGCTACGGAAAGCTCTTATTTCTGTTGGAGCTAAAACAATAGCGACAAAGGCTTCTGTAACATTAAGTGAATATTTACCGCACTCCTTAGCCATCCAAGTACCACATCTAATCGAGAGACAAACATAG
- a CDS encoding transposase, with protein MACTLIGAIGDVERFSNYLEFKKYLGVAAENKTSGISVSKSRQTYEGVRDTRRILFLMVLVLISPNTKSNLFKHYYDRLVNGRGMSKRKAIGHVCGKIAQVMYSCLKNNRMYDPVLHAKHLGVPWDEKCIDIRMPKNIDELESEAAEFSEEIV; from the coding sequence ATGGCTTGTACATTAATTGGTGCTATTGGTGATGTTGAACGGTTTTCCAATTATCTTGAATTTAAAAAGTACTTAGGCGTCGCTGCTGAAAATAAAACATCAGGAATTTCAGTCTCAAAATCTAGACAAACATATGAAGGTGTAAGAGATACTCGTCGAATTCTATTTTTAATGGTATTGGTGCTTATATCACCTAATACAAAGTCAAACCTATTTAAACATTATTATGATCGTTTGGTTAATGGCCGGGGAATGAGTAAACGAAAAGCTATTGGTCATGTATGTGGTAAAATCGCACAGGTGATGTATTCTTGTTTGAAAAATAATCGGATGTATGATCCAGTCTTACATGCCAAACATCTGGGTGTCCCATGGGATGAAAAATGCATTGACATAAGAATGCCCAAAAACATTGATGAATTAGAATCTGAAGCAGCTGAATTTTCTGAAGAAATTGTATAA
- a CDS encoding sigma-70 family RNA polymerase sigma factor codes for MRDIHSLVEAIIRARKSEQEEQTAFSELVARFQDMAYGLAFSVLDDRHLAQDAAQESFVLAWKEIAQLKEPAAFSGWFKRIVLSQCNRLTRGKRLDTVILDDALVVEDEKGDPARVAESHALTEQVRGVLMALPEHERQIIMLFYISDYSYQDIASLLEIPISTIKKRLFTARKRLEEKMLGLIKEGLYEIRPSRSYSFVNLVQRLLSSGCKPEMHRDCLHIKLNSNGGYAITPDKYKVPFRIVLDAKTDSTNLRIRFARSEIIFNWDYRPDEFQWVDPATGRLTRIPEQGRIPVNEFVRIEWVIERNYSSVSVNGIERYRTNGSYGHLSGQIGIGAAHGSRVTVQSFSVEGQQSTEGYEIKEPPRYEIDGGMINVLWENHDSAIEWFEQHLGWQRTGQSENWKHDENSDAEKMTPLGIPRVGVLWVKSVIAQKKSEHFYVEREAGDPNLRLYFCTNELHSVHNYMKENGIRTSDIYLGPGFREYFDFWATSENIRMTACEYPEKAIKGTRVAPAEYYRIGVRDLRKAKEWYQEVFGLELVEEYDDQGWILLKSRQSYYSDSYSEWWLEALPHDAVNGISDGPVRQYLHVRNLDLEYERLHALGVRVSGLTGNPPSQGFRLFHFYDPDGNRWNVWHY; via the coding sequence ATGAGAGATATTCACAGTCTTGTTGAAGCAATCATCAGAGCACGAAAGAGTGAACAAGAGGAACAAACTGCCTTCTCGGAGCTTGTTGCGAGGTTCCAGGATATGGCATACGGTCTAGCTTTCTCCGTTCTGGACGATCGTCATTTAGCACAAGACGCTGCCCAAGAATCATTCGTTTTAGCCTGGAAGGAGATCGCACAGTTAAAAGAGCCTGCTGCATTCTCAGGATGGTTCAAACGAATCGTTCTATCTCAGTGCAATCGGTTGACACGGGGTAAAAGGCTAGATACTGTCATACTCGATGACGCATTAGTTGTTGAAGATGAGAAAGGAGACCCGGCGAGGGTTGCTGAAAGTCATGCGCTAACGGAACAAGTACGCGGGGTATTGATGGCGTTGCCCGAACATGAGCGGCAAATAATTATGCTATTTTACATAAGTGATTATTCGTATCAAGATATTGCAAGTTTGCTGGAAATCCCCATTTCCACGATAAAAAAAAGGTTATTTACCGCTCGTAAACGATTGGAAGAAAAGATGCTTGGTCTTATCAAAGAGGGGCTATACGAGATTCGGCCGTCTCGAAGCTATAGCTTTGTTAACCTCGTCCAACGGCTATTATCATCTGGTTGTAAACCGGAGATGCATAGAGACTGTCTTCATATCAAGCTGAACAGCAATGGGGGGTATGCCATCACCCCGGACAAATACAAAGTGCCTTTTCGCATCGTACTCGACGCCAAAACGGATTCCACAAACCTTCGAATCCGGTTTGCCCGAAGCGAAATCATTTTTAATTGGGATTATCGTCCAGATGAGTTTCAATGGGTTGACCCAGCTACCGGGCGATTAACACGAATACCGGAACAAGGACGTATTCCGGTGAATGAGTTCGTACGGATTGAGTGGGTGATCGAAAGAAACTATTCCAGCGTGTCGGTGAATGGGATCGAACGTTATCGCACGAACGGAAGCTACGGTCATTTATCCGGTCAAATTGGTATTGGGGCCGCTCATGGATCGAGAGTAACGGTTCAGTCATTTTCTGTAGAAGGACAACAAAGTACTGAAGGTTATGAAATCAAAGAGCCCCCGAGATATGAAATTGATGGCGGGATGATCAACGTACTCTGGGAAAATCATGATTCGGCAATTGAATGGTTTGAGCAACATCTAGGTTGGCAGCGTACGGGACAATCCGAAAATTGGAAGCATGATGAGAATTCCGATGCTGAGAAAATGACACCGCTTGGAATCCCGCGTGTTGGTGTTCTGTGGGTGAAGTCAGTAATTGCACAAAAGAAATCAGAGCATTTTTATGTTGAACGTGAGGCTGGTGATCCCAATCTCAGATTATACTTTTGTACTAACGAATTACATTCCGTACATAACTACATGAAAGAAAACGGCATACGGACTTCAGATATTTATCTTGGTCCTGGTTTTCGGGAATATTTTGATTTTTGGGCAACGAGTGAAAACATTAGGATGACAGCGTGCGAATATCCCGAGAAAGCGATTAAAGGCACGCGAGTCGCACCAGCCGAATATTACCGCATCGGTGTGCGTGACCTAAGGAAAGCCAAGGAATGGTATCAAGAAGTGTTTGGCCTTGAGTTAGTTGAGGAATACGATGATCAGGGGTGGATACTCCTTAAATCCAGACAATCCTATTATTCGGACAGCTACTCCGAGTGGTGGCTTGAGGCATTGCCCCATGATGCCGTTAATGGCATATCTGACGGTCCCGTTCGGCAATACCTTCACGTTCGAAATTTAGATCTCGAATATGAGAGGTTGCATGCCCTTGGAGTAAGAGTTTCGGGACTTACTGGAAACCCTCCATCGCAAGGATTCCGACTATTTCACTTCTATGATCCTGATGGTAACCGTTGGAATGTGTGGCATTATTAA
- a CDS encoding LamG-like jellyroll fold domain-containing protein has product MSPPPLLDSEAFSISVWARYDEKASLAWWNNAIVSQDDGGKNKNKDNFRRVFQLSALGPIITWHRMKETTDAVSKSHLQRGVWYHITVVFDGAFHKLYINGELHDTQAGTLRPHPEEPIFIGKKNTNEKRFLFHGDIDDIRLYNKVLSEQEILALYTENGYASTSDTNIQQINEPKEEKVLEAKVGYREYKVIGIRNCELFSEYGKLIPQAMQSHRDRENEISGRTDIEVILYEPKRGDDHIEGYFYTGYIVTESAADIPEGMEYFHLTGHYASVTGDESLMGELYGFLDGWIRNNQLQKDWPKAFIIEVYDHDHLNEVEICMKIINQN; this is encoded by the coding sequence ATTTCCCCCCCGCCGTTATTAGACAGTGAGGCGTTTTCTATCTCTGTTTGGGCTCGATATGATGAGAAGGCATCTTTGGCATGGTGGAATAACGCCATTGTTTCTCAAGATGATGGCGGAAAGAACAAGAATAAGGACAATTTTCGCCGTGTATTTCAATTAAGTGCTTTAGGCCCAATCATTACTTGGCATCGAATGAAAGAAACTACCGACGCGGTGTCAAAAAGTCATCTGCAACGCGGTGTTTGGTACCATATTACTGTAGTATTCGATGGTGCATTTCATAAATTGTATATCAATGGAGAACTTCACGATACCCAAGCCGGAACACTCAGACCTCACCCGGAGGAACCGATTTTCATTGGTAAAAAGAATACAAATGAAAAACGATTTTTATTTCATGGAGATATTGATGATATTCGTCTTTACAATAAGGTCCTTTCTGAACAAGAAATATTAGCTCTTTATACGGAAAACGGATACGCAAGCACTTCGGACACAAACATACAACAAATAAATGAACCTAAGGAGGAGAAGGTTTTAGAGGCAAAGGTCGGATACAGGGAGTATAAGGTTATCGGGATAAGGAATTGTGAATTGTTTTCCGAGTACGGAAAGCTCATTCCTCAAGCTATGCAATCACATCGTGATCGTGAGAATGAAATATCCGGGCGAACCGACATCGAGGTTATCCTTTATGAGCCTAAGCGCGGCGACGACCATATCGAGGGGTATTTTTATACAGGGTATATAGTGACTGAATCGGCTGCAGACATCCCGGAAGGAATGGAATATTTTCATCTAACGGGCCATTATGCATCTGTAACTGGTGATGAGTCCCTTATGGGTGAACTATATGGATTTTTGGATGGATGGATTCGAAATAATCAGCTTCAAAAAGATTGGCCGAAAGCATTCATTATAGAAGTATATGACCATGATCACCTAAATGAAGTTGAAATTTGTATGAAGATAATTAATCAAAACTAA
- a CDS encoding AAA family ATPase, with protein MGIRNYLIEGVSGAGKTTVCNELQRRGYHAIHGDRELAYQGDPETGTPTDGFKPEHHIWHVDKVKALVANQDEAVTFFCGGSRNFPKFINLFDSVFVLEVELETCLRRIDERVALDPTDWGGRPEEREIIRRLHQTKEGVPKNGIIIDATAPIAHVVDEILHQIETNERQ; from the coding sequence ATGGGCATTAGGAATTATCTGATTGAAGGCGTTTCCGGCGCCGGCAAAACTACGGTCTGCAACGAATTGCAACGGCGCGGCTACCATGCCATTCATGGTGACCGTGAATTGGCTTATCAAGGCGACCCGGAAACTGGTACCCCGACGGATGGTTTTAAACCCGAACACCACATTTGGCATGTAGATAAAGTAAAAGCTTTGGTCGCCAATCAAGATGAGGCGGTAACATTTTTCTGCGGTGGTTCGCGGAATTTTCCCAAATTCATTAATCTCTTCGACAGCGTGTTTGTCCTTGAGGTCGAACTGGAAACCTGTCTCCGGCGGATTGATGAGCGAGTGGCACTGGACCCAACTGACTGGGGTGGCAGACCAGAGGAACGGGAAATCATTCGGCGCTTGCATCAAACGAAAGAAGGCGTTCCCAAAAACGGGATTATAATCGACGCCACCGCACCGATCGCGCACGTCGTTGACGAAATCCTCCATCAAATCGAAACAAATGAACGCCAATGA
- a CDS encoding cysteine hydrolase family protein encodes MRGQKEDVTDSALVILDVQKDFVGNEARMPIAKNQVSPMIDSINAIIKKANIAEIPIIYVGNEFEKKQFFSNWFRNRAALKGSVGAELDERLQIVNNIYFPKKQGDALSNSQLVNYLKNKSIKHLIIVGLFSEGCVTATAKGALRKKFKVTVIRDAVASATDKKREASIRKLTTNGILVLNSSELLQ; translated from the coding sequence GTGAGAGGTCAAAAAGAAGATGTAACGGACTCAGCATTAGTTATTTTGGATGTTCAAAAAGATTTTGTGGGAAATGAAGCTCGTATGCCTATAGCAAAGAATCAAGTTAGTCCTATGATCGACAGTATAAATGCTATTATTAAGAAAGCTAATATTGCTGAAATACCTATAATCTATGTAGGGAACGAATTTGAAAAGAAACAATTTTTTTCAAACTGGTTTCGTAATCGTGCCGCATTAAAAGGTAGTGTGGGTGCTGAGCTGGATGAACGCCTTCAAATTGTTAATAACATCTACTTCCCCAAAAAACAAGGTGATGCTTTAAGTAATTCACAATTAGTAAATTATTTAAAAAACAAGAGTATCAAACATTTAATAATTGTAGGTCTTTTTTCGGAGGGCTGTGTTACTGCAACAGCGAAAGGTGCTTTGCGTAAAAAATTTAAAGTTACCGTCATTCGTGATGCTGTGGCTAGTGCAACTGATAAAAAGAGAGAAGCGTCAATAAGAAAACTTACTACAAATGGAATTTTAGTTTTAAACTCATCAGAATTGTTACAATGA
- a CDS encoding AraC family transcriptional regulator — MLSDYVNQFDDHVKFLHATRQPPFNIHFHLHQGCEIFFLIRGDVNYFVDKTVYPLQIGDLIITNEHEIHKPALTTDALYERVTIEFNPALIGLFQTEQLRLMQCFYDRPAGEYNKITLNEQEKSALAGLFAKYNDTLKHPFPEAPFIKLGCLIEILVLVQRCFNANKDKDRGKEMPARLIPVLDFLDLHLAEDLSLERLEGLFYFSKYHLSRLFKKHTGSTIHEYIVYKRIALAKKLLKEGSSVTEACIDAGFNDYSGFLRMFKKKVGVLPKHYAKRSHVQLPD; from the coding sequence ATGCTTTCCGACTACGTTAACCAGTTCGACGACCATGTGAAATTTCTTCATGCCACGCGGCAGCCACCCTTCAATATTCATTTCCATCTGCATCAAGGCTGCGAAATCTTCTTCCTTATCCGGGGCGACGTCAACTACTTCGTAGACAAAACCGTATATCCCCTTCAAATCGGCGATCTCATCATCACGAACGAGCATGAAATCCATAAGCCCGCCCTCACGACGGATGCGCTTTACGAGCGGGTCACAATCGAATTCAACCCGGCGCTCATCGGCTTGTTTCAAACGGAGCAGCTGCGGCTGATGCAATGCTTCTACGACCGGCCTGCCGGTGAATATAACAAAATAACGCTGAACGAGCAGGAGAAATCCGCCTTGGCTGGGCTGTTCGCCAAATATAACGACACGCTGAAGCATCCTTTCCCCGAAGCGCCGTTCATCAAGCTGGGTTGCCTGATCGAAATTTTGGTTCTGGTGCAGCGCTGCTTCAACGCGAATAAGGACAAGGACCGGGGCAAGGAGATGCCCGCACGATTAATCCCCGTTCTGGATTTTCTCGATCTGCACCTTGCCGAGGATTTGTCCCTAGAGCGGCTCGAAGGCTTGTTTTATTTCAGCAAATATCATCTGAGCAGGCTGTTCAAGAAGCATACCGGCAGCACGATTCACGAATATATCGTCTATAAGCGCATCGCCCTTGCCAAGAAGCTGCTTAAGGAAGGCAGCAGCGTCACCGAAGCCTGCATCGACGCAGGCTTCAACGATTATTCGGGCTTCCTGCGCATGTTTAAGAAAAAAGTCGGCGTGCTGCCCAAGCATTATGCGAAGCGGAGCCACGTTCAGCTTCCTGATTAG
- a CDS encoding Gfo/Idh/MocA family protein, with protein sequence MSERVIKFGLVGIGSIGQHHVNDLSKIENAVLVGVCDIDKEKADATAKAQGTTAYYDAVDLLEQSGLDVVIIAVPHYDHPFIAMEAFKRGIHVMCEKPIAVHVNAAKAMIEAYEAAKRQRPDLQFAIMFQERTLPYYAKLKAIMDSGMLGKLTRATWIHTRWFRSQAYYDSGGWRATWAGEGGGILTNQCPHTLDMYQWLFGMPDLISGHAHIGKYHDIEVEDEVTAYFEHPGGMIGHLIVTTAELPGTNRMEIVGDLGKLILENGKLLHYKYPQPMLAFTRETDQRFAEWEIAPEEIAVNANAPSGHRVVTERLIERLLGKSVDLIAEGPEGLGSLTLANGIMLSSFQKRPVTVPIDGDAFQAELEERIRTSNYVKKAVQAPAAAEDMSASFGTTK encoded by the coding sequence ATGAGCGAACGCGTCATTAAATTCGGACTTGTCGGCATAGGCAGCATCGGACAGCACCATGTGAACGACCTAAGCAAGATCGAGAACGCAGTGCTTGTCGGCGTTTGCGATATCGATAAGGAGAAGGCGGATGCCACGGCCAAGGCGCAAGGCACGACGGCCTATTACGACGCTGTCGATCTGCTGGAGCAATCGGGACTCGATGTCGTGATCATCGCGGTTCCGCATTACGATCATCCCTTTATCGCGATGGAAGCGTTTAAACGGGGCATTCATGTCATGTGCGAGAAGCCGATTGCCGTTCATGTCAATGCGGCAAAGGCAATGATTGAAGCCTATGAAGCCGCCAAGCGGCAGCGGCCGGACCTGCAGTTTGCCATCATGTTTCAAGAGCGGACACTCCCTTACTACGCAAAGCTCAAAGCGATCATGGACAGCGGCATGCTGGGCAAGCTGACTCGCGCGACATGGATTCATACCCGGTGGTTCCGCTCCCAAGCGTATTATGACAGCGGGGGCTGGCGTGCCACATGGGCCGGGGAGGGCGGAGGCATCCTGACGAACCAATGTCCGCACACGCTTGATATGTATCAATGGCTGTTCGGGATGCCGGATTTGATTTCGGGGCATGCGCATATCGGCAAATATCATGACATTGAGGTCGAGGACGAGGTGACTGCGTATTTCGAGCATCCGGGCGGCATGATCGGCCATTTGATCGTGACGACGGCGGAGCTGCCAGGCACGAACCGGATGGAAATCGTAGGCGATCTCGGCAAACTGATTCTGGAGAACGGCAAACTGCTTCACTATAAATATCCGCAGCCGATGCTCGCCTTCACGAGAGAGACGGACCAGCGTTTTGCCGAATGGGAAATTGCACCGGAGGAAATTGCCGTCAATGCGAATGCGCCGAGTGGCCACCGGGTCGTAACGGAACGTCTAATCGAGCGCCTGCTTGGCAAGAGCGTCGACTTGATCGCGGAAGGACCGGAGGGACTCGGTTCCCTGACACTTGCCAACGGCATCATGCTGTCTTCCTTCCAGAAGCGTCCCGTCACGGTTCCAATTGACGGCGATGCCTTCCAAGCGGAGCTGGAAGAACGGATCCGAACCTCCAATTACGTAAAGAAAGCCGTTCAAGCGCCAGCTGCAGCCGAGGATATGTCCGCTTCCTTCGGGACGACCAAATAA